The Desulfococcus multivorans DNA window ACGACGGAAATGACGATTTTCTGGTCGTCACACCTGAAGGGAAAATCAAGCGACTTGAACGACGCTTGTTTGGGCCTCGAGATATCGTCGACCCCCAAAAAACACGACGAATTCGCAAGCTGACGCAAATGCAAGTCGATAAATATTTGGAATATACCAATGAATAAGCTCGCGGAATCAAATTTTCTGGGTGCTTCGATAAGCTTATCCCTCAAAATCGGTTAGAACAGTATAATTCAGAAAGGAGCAACCCGATGAAGCAAGACCCCTTTGGAAACCTTACCGATTGGGGAACAGTTCTGGATCTCTTCGAGGAACTCGGAGATAACGGCACCCTGAGCGAATGTCAGCCCGGTCTGGTGCGCATACTGCGGTACAAGGGGAACTGGCGACTTCGCGAGGAAGCTCTGAAGCGTATCGGAGAGATTCAAAATCCGTCCGATGAACTGATTTCTCAGGTCATGACGATACTTGCCGACGACAACATCTACTACGATGTCAGAATTCTGGCCGGCGAGGCCTTGACCCGAATATTGAGAAACATCGACAATGATTACTCAGATAAAATCAGTATGGATGTTCGGAAAATTACCGAAAAATTGAGATCGACACCCCAGCCGCCGTTGTTCGAAAACGCCTTGAGGCATCTTTATTCAGAAGCGACACATCCCGAGGTGATGTAAAACTGATCCTGTTATCGTTGAATGCAACGGAGACATCCCGGGGGACGCCTCGAGGGGAACCTTAAAAACCGCCTCCGATTCGTCCTGATCAACCCCGGTTTTGATTCAAAGGAGCCTATCGATGCCAAAAGCAGTTCAAAAGCTCGAAACATACTATACCGGCAATTGTCGCTCGGAATATCTGATCCTGCGGGATATCCTGGCATTGGACAACCTGCCGATTCTGCAACGCAAAAAAGATCCGGATGATCAGCTTCGGCTGAAAAGTCCGCTCAAGCCCCAAGGGTTGTGCCTGAACTGCGACGACCGGCACATTTGCAGACACCCATCTTTTGGCAGGAATGTCGTCTACTGCGAAAGCTACATCTGAACTGACTGTAATCGAAAGATATTCGAAATCAAGCTCCCTCCGGTTCAATCAGAGCGAAGGTAAGCACAAGATGGAGATTAGGACACTGACAAACAACTTGATGGCGGATCAACCACCCCACCCCGAAAGGATTGTCAAGGACCGGCAGGACCCTTCGCAGTCCGCGGTTCCACAGGCAAACATCACGACAAAAACCAAGCGCGTCGTTGTTGTTTCCGGATACGGCATGGCCCTGGCTCAGGCCCAATCGGAGGTCAAGCATATAGCGGACCTTATGAGACAGAACGGTAAAGACGTCAAATTCGGCGTTTACCCTGTTGCCGGCCGAATATCGGGACATATGTACGTCCTGTTGACGGAAGTCGAGATGCCTTGTGAAAAAGAATATGGGATGAAAGCGATAAATTCGGAGTTCAACGATCCGGATTTGATCGTTGTGGTTGGATCGACAGATTTTTTTAATACATTTCCACAGTTTTCCCACCAAAGCCCCTACAAAAAGAATCTCCCTGAGCCGATTCTTTTGTTGAACGATTGACAGCGCCGACATCTGACAATGCCGTTTTATCCTTATCCCGCAAGACCTGCCGTTTTACCCGGCGCAATCCACCTCGGAACGGCATCGAAAATTCACTGCAATCCGACGGCTATTTGCCATG harbors:
- a CDS encoding HEAT repeat domain-containing protein — protein: MKQDPFGNLTDWGTVLDLFEELGDNGTLSECQPGLVRILRYKGNWRLREEALKRIGEIQNPSDELISQVMTILADDNIYYDVRILAGEALTRILRNIDNDYSDKISMDVRKITEKLRSTPQPPLFENALRHLYSEATHPEVM
- a CDS encoding NAD(P)(+) transhydrogenase (Re/Si-specific) subunit beta; its protein translation is MSSTAKATSELTVIERYSKSSSLRFNQSEGKHKMEIRTLTNNLMADQPPHPERIVKDRQDPSQSAVPQANITTKTKRVVVVSGYGMALAQAQSEVKHIADLMRQNGKDVKFGVYPVAGRISGHMYVLLTEVEMPCEKEYGMKAINSEFNDPDLIVVVGSTDFFNTFPQFSHQSPYKKNLPEPILLLND